The window CGCCGCCTCCTCGGCGCGCACCTCGCGGTGCTCGCCCTGCTCCTCCGTCCCGCCGGACGGCGCCTCGATGCCGAAGCCGCCGGCGATGACGGAGATGAAGGAGCGGTTCATCGCCCGGCACATGATGTACGAGAGGTAGGCGCCGGAGGAGCCGACCAGTGCGCCGGTGACGATGAGCAGGTTGTTGTCGAGCAGGAACCCGGCGGCGGCCGCGGCCCAGCCCGAGTAGCTGTTGAGCATCGAGACGACGACGGGCATGTCGCCGCCGCCGATCGAGGCCACCAGGTGCCAGCCCAGCGCGAGGGCGAGCGCGGTCACCGCGATCACCAGGCCGAGGCCCGGGCTGACGGTGAACCAGACCGTCAGTGCGACGAACACGCCCAGCGCGCCGAGGTTCAGCGCGTTCTTGCCGGGCAGCATCAGCGGCCGCGAGGCGATCCGGCCGGACAGCTTGAGGAAGGCGACGACGGAGCCGGTGAAGGTCACCGCGCCGATGAAGATGCCGATCACGACCTCGGCGTGGTGGATCCGCAGCAGGTCGGCGGCGACGGCGACCTGGGCCGAGCCCCGCGACTCGACCTCCAGGTAGCTGTTCCAGCCGACCAGCACCGCGGCGAGGCCGACGAAGCTGTGCAGCACGGCGATCAGTTCCGGCATCTGCGTCATCTCGACCTGCCGGGCCCGCCACAGCCCGATCACGGCGCCCAGCGCCATCGCGAAGACGATCAGGGCGACCGCGCCGGCGGTGATGCTGCGGGACGCCAGCACGACGGTGGCGACCAGGGCGAGCGCCATGCCGGCGATGCCGTAGACGACCCCGGCGCGGGAGGTGCGGTGCTGGGACAGCCCGGCCAGACTGAGGATGAACAACAGGGCGGCGACCAGGTCCGCGGCATGGGCGGCCGTCGTGGTAGTCATCGGGGCTCAGCCTTTCGAGAACATGGACAGCATGCGGCGGGTGACGGCGAAGCCGCCGAAGATGTTCACGCTCGTCAGCAGGATGGCCACGAAGGACAGGACGGTGACGAGCGCACCCCCGTGTCCGATCTGCAGCAGCGCGCCGACCACGACGATCCCGGAGATCGCGTTGGTCACCGACATCAGCGGGGTGTGCAGGGCGTGGTGGACCTTCCCGATCACGTAGTAGCCGATGACCACCGCGAGCGCGAACACCGTGAAGTTCTCGGCGAGTTGGGCCGGTGCCACGGCGACGAGGAGGAACATCGCCAGCATGCCGAGGCCGATCAGGCCGAAGCGGGCGGCCGGGGTGAGCCGGGGCCGCTTCGGTTCCGGCGCGGCCGGCGCGGCCGCGGGCTGCGCGGCGGGGGCGGCCGAGACGGCCACCGGCGGTGGCGGCCAGGTGACCTCGCCCGCCCGGACCACGGTCACCGCGCGCTGGACCACGTCGTCGAGGTCGAGGACCAGCCGCCCGTCCTTGCCGGGGGTCAGCAGGGTGAGCAGGTTGACCAGGTTGGTCCCGAACAGCTGGGAGGCCTGGGCGGGCAGCCGGGCCGCGAGGTCGGTGTAGCCGATCAGGGTGACGCCGTTGGCGGTGACCACCGTGCGGCCCGCCACAGTTCCCTCGACGTTGCCGCCCTGGGCGGCGGCCATGTCCACCACGACGCTGCCGGGCTTCATCGCCGCCACGTCCGCGGCGGTGAGCAGCCGCGGGGCGGTCCGCCCGGGGATCAGCGCGGTGGTGACGACGATGTCCACGTCCTGGGCCTGCGCGTGGTACAGCTCGGCGGCGGCCCGGTCGTAGTCGGCGGAGGTCGCCTTGGCGTACCCGTCGGTGCTCGCCTCCTGGGCGACCCGCACGGGGAGGTACTCGCCGCCCAACGACTTGACCTGGTCGGCGACTTCGGGCCGCGGGTCGGTCGCCCGGACGATCGCCCCCAGGCTGGAGGCGGCGCCGATGGCGGCGAGCCCGGCCACGCCGGCGCCGGCCACCAGGACCTTCGCCGGCGGGACCTTGCCCGCGGCGGTCACCTGGCCGGTGAAGAAGCGGCCGAACACGTGGGCGGCCTCGATCACGGCCCGGTACCCGGCGATGTTCGCCATCGAGCTGAGCACGTCCATCGACTGCGCGCGCGAGATCCGGGGCACCGCGTCCAGGGCGAGCGCGGTGACCGGGCGCGCGGACAGCGCCTCCAGCAGGTCGGGCCGCTGGGCCGGTGCGAGCAGGCCGACCAGGGTCGCGCCGTCACTCAGCCGGGCGATCTCGTCGGTGGACGGCGCGTTGACCTTCAGGACGATGTCGGCCCGCCAGGCGTCCCCGATCCGCGCGCCGGCCTCGGTGTAGGCCTCGTCGGCGAAGCCGGAGGCCGCGCCGGCCTCGGACTCGACCGCGACCTCGTAGCCGAGCGCCAGCAGTCCGCGCACCGTCGAGGGTGTCGCGGCGACGCGGGTCTCCCCGGTGGCCGATTCGGCGACCACACCGATGCGCAGCGGGGGGTGGTGCGTGGCGTCCTGTGCAGACATCACTCGTGCCTCTCTCGTCGGAGGAACTCTTGACGGCGGGACCTGCGCCCGAAGGGGGAGTCTCCTCCCCTTGGACGCAGGAACCTACCCGCCCGGGCCCTGCCGGGGGACGGGGCGAAGCCGTGACATGCTTCACCCGTTCGCGCCCTGTCGGGCGGGTCGGGTCGCGTGCTCGCCACCCGGGTGCGCCCCGGGTGTCGAGCCATCCTCGCTCCGCAGCAAGGTTTCTGACACCCCGTCCGATCGGCCGTCGCTTCGCGCCCGCGTTCGGTAACAAAGGTTGCCAGATGCGTTTTCGGAAACTAGGGTTGTCGCATGACTTCGGCTGGGATCACCCTGGAAGAGCAGGCGCAGCTGGCCAAGGCGCTCCTCGACGCCCTGAATCCGCTCGCCTCGGCCCTCCACGCGCGCACGTCCGGGCTGCCCGAGGAGCGGATGTGGGAGGCGGAGCCGGTCGAGGTGGCCCTGTCCGTCCTCGCCGCCTGGAAGGTGGTGGACGCGGAGGTCAAGCGGCTGACGGCGATCGCGGCCGGCACCGCCGGCTCCTACGGCGCGAGCTACGAGCAGCTCGGTGCGGTGTGGGGGATCACCCGGCAGGGCGCGCGCAAGAAGTGGCCGGAGGCGGTCACCCGCCCCGCGGCGCGGGCAGGCGCGGCCCTGCGGCTGTTCGGCGGTACGGCCGAGCTGGTGCGGGCCCCGGAGTCCGGCGGCTGGAGCTGGTCGGGCGAGGGTGCGGACGGCACGCACGGCGCCGCTGACACCTGGTGCGCGAGCAAGGAGGAGGCCGCCGCCCACGCCGGAGCCTTCCTGGCGGCGCACGCCGCCTGACAGTGACGATGTTCATGAGCGTCTCCCGGCGGGGTCTGACCCACCGCCTGACTGACCCTCGCTGACCGGCCACCCCGCCGGACGGAGGTGGCCGGGGCGGTCGGGCTCGTGTGATCATCTCCGGATGATCTTCCGTGCTGCCACCGCAGACCCCTCCGACCTGGACCGTGCCGTCGCCTACCCGGCCGACGGCCCCGTCCCCGCCCTGACCGCCGAGAAGGTCCGCGAGGAGCTCGCCGAGAACCGGATCCGCCCCGAGTGGGTCTGGGTCGCCCAGGACGAGGACGGCGGGATCCTGGCCCGCGCCCTGTGGTGGGGCCGTTCCGACAGCGAGCGCCCGATCGCGCTGGACTGCCTCCAGGTCCGCGCGGGGGTGGCCGATCCGGCCGCTGTCGCCACCGCCCTGCTGGAGGCCGGCCACGCCGCCTTCGGGAACCGTCCGGGCTACCACATCTCGCTGCCGCGCGGCTGGCGGGCGGAGCCCGAACTGGCCGAGGCGGTCGCCTGGCGCCGGCAGGCGGCGGAGCGGGCCGGTCTGACCCGGGAGATCGAGCGGCTCCGCTACGAGTGGACCCCGCGGCGCGGGACCGCCGAACCGACCGGGCGGCTGGTCTTTCGCGAGGGCACCGACGAGGAGTTCCTGGAGGCCTTCGTGCGCCTCTCGCAGGACAGCCTCGACCTGGCGACGCAGAACGAGCTGCTCACCATGGATGCCGGGCAACTGGCCCGGGAGGACTTCGACTTCTACCTGAGCTGCCCCGGCGAGCGCTCGTGGTGGCGGCTGGCCGAGCTCCCGGACGGCACGCCGGCCGGGATGGCGATCCCCTCCGCGACGCCCTACCACCGCAACGTCGGCTACCTGGGCGTCGTGCCGGAGCAGCGCGGCAGGGGCCTGATCGACGAGATCCTGGCGGAGATCACCCGCTTCCACGCGGCGGCGGGCGCCGAGCGGATCACCGCGACCACCGACACCGTCAACGTCCCGATGGCCGCCGCGTTCGACCGTGCCGGGTACGAGGTCACCGAGATCCGCCTGGTCCTGGAGTGCCCCCCGCGGTAGCCCGGGGACCGGTGGCGACCGGCGCAGGTCGCCACCGGCTTCCGGAATCTGACGCGCCGTCATCCACTTGTGTCCGGTTCGGAACACGGTGCGCGGCGTGCCCGTGCCACGGGCGGGGGAGGCTCGGGGAATGCGCGGGACGGGGGAGTGGGGAGCGGTCCGGCCGGTCGTCCGCTGGGCGGGACACCCGGGGACGTCGGGCGCCGTGCTGGTGCTGCTGGTCAACGACCATGTCGCCAAACGGCTCTGGCCGGGCGCGGTCACCGGGAAGGTCAGCGACCTGGCGTGGATGCTGGTCTCGCCGGTGGTCCTGGCCCTCCTGCTGACGCCGCTGCCGCGCCTGCGCGGTGACCGCCCGGCGATCGCCGGGCTGGCGGTCACGGCGGTGATGTTCACCGTCGCGAAGTCCGGCGAGGCCGGTGGCGAACTCGCCTCGACCGTCTGGTCGTGGAGCGGCGTACCGAGCCGGATCCAGGGGGACCGGAGCGACCTGCTGGCCCTGCCGGCGCTGGGCGTCTCCTGGTGGCTGTGGAAGCGGTCGCGGGCGACGCGGCGGCCCCGGCGGTGGGCGGCCCTGCTGGGCGTGCCGCTGGCCGTGGTCGCCATGGTGGCCACCTCCAAGATCGGGGAGCCGCCGCGGCCCGTCCTCTGGCACGCCGGGGCGCGGGCGATCCTGGACACCGAAGCCGGCCGGTGGGCGTCGCAGGACGGCGGCGCGACCTGGACCGAGGAGAAGCGGTCCGGTGACGTCGAGAAGTCCCGGCGGAACAGCCGGCCGCAGGACGGCCACTGCCTGGAGGGCGAGCCGGGGCCGTGCTTCCGACTGCTCGACTCCACCTCGCCGATCGAGATCAGCGAGGACGGCGGCCGGACCTGGCGGGCCGCGTTCGACCCCGGTCCGCCGTGGCGCGACGAGCCGCTCCCGCCCCCGACTCCGTCACCCACCGGCGTGGACGGGGAACCGGTCGACCCCGCCGTGCCGTCCCCTGCCGTGCCGTCCCCTGCCGTGCCGGCCCCCGGCGCGGAACCGACCGGGGGCCGCGCCGGGTACCCCGCCGACCTGTTCATCGTCCCCGCGCCGGAGGGCTGGGCGGTGCTGGCCCACTACCCGGGCGGCGGACTGGTGCGCGGCACCCCCGACGGCACCTGGTCGCGCCGGAGTTACCCCGTCCACCAGGCGATCGTCGTCCCCGAGCAGCCCCGCCGTCCGGCGCTGGGCCTGCCCGTGGCGCTGACCGCCGGTTTCGCCGGCGTGCTGGCGGCCACGGGCGCCCGGCTGCTGGTCGCCGCCGGACCGGCGGGGCGGTCGCGCGAGCTGCTGCTCCTGCTGCTCCGTCAGGGGATCTGCCTCCTCTGGGTCCGCCTCGCGGCGTACCTCTGCGGCGGCGCGCTGTTCTGGAAGGTGCCCGGGGTGCTGCCGGCGAGTGTGCTGACGGTGGGCCTGCTGCCGATGCTGTGGTTCCTGCGGCGCGGCCCCGCGCCGACCGGCCGCGCGGTTCCCGTCCTGGCCGTCCTCGGCTCCGGGGCCGCCGCGGTGGCGCTGATCCCCTACGTCCACTGGGCGGCCCACCGGCTGGCGGCCTGGTCGGACGCCTCGGACCAGGCCTTCCTCTGGGCCCTCGCCGCCACGGCCGCCGGCGCGGCGGTGGGCGCGGCGGTGGGCGCCCTCGGCCGCCCCGCGAGGCGGCCGAGGCGGGTGTGACGCGACGAGGCGGGTGTGACGCGACCGCTCGGGGTACGAGCGGCCGGTACCGGAGCGCCTCGCCGGTGATCGCCTCGATCCCACGAGCTCGCTCCCACCGGCGGGGGAGCGGTTCCGGTCGGTTCGGCGGGGCCCGTCACCGTCCGACGCACGGGCCCACCCCGCGGGCGGCTCCCGGGGGCCGCCCGCCGCCGTGACCGCTCCTACCCGCCGTGCACGAGCTGGATCAGGTTGCCGCAGGTGTCGTCCAGCACCGCCGTGGTCACCGGGCCCATCTCCTGCGGCTCCTGGGTGAAGCGGACCCCGAGCGCGCGCAGCCGCTCGTACTCGGCGGGCACGTCGTCCACGGCGAAGGAGGCTGCCGGGATGCCGTCCTCGACCAGCGCCGTCCGGTACGGCCGCACCGCGGGGTGGCCGCTGGGCTCCAGCAGGAGCTCCGTGCCGCCCGGATCCTCCGCCGAGACGACGGTCAGCCACCGGTCCTGGCCGAACGGGATGTCGTGCTTCGTCACGAAGCCCAGCACCTCGGTGTAGAAGCGCAGGGCCTCGGCCTGGTCGTCGACGAAGACGCTGGTCAGGTGGATCCTCATGGACTACTGCTCCCGGGGTCACGATGCGTTCGGTGGGCACGTGGGTGACGGCGGCCGGAGCCGGCCGGTCCGGCCCGGCGTGCGGACGGCTCTGACGCCCCGGGCCGGCCGTCCCGTTCTACCAGGCCGTCCGGAGCGGAGGCAGCCTCGGCCCCGCCGTGTCGCGACCGGGAACGCCCCCTGGGGGCGCGCCGGGAACCGGGTGGTTTGTCCGGCCGGATCCGGGTGAGAAGAGGACCGGGTGGGAAGACCGTGACCCGGGCGGCGGGTACCCCCACTCCCCGCCGTCCGGGCCCGTCCCGCCACGGCTCAGAGCCCGGCCACCGTGACGACCGCTACCGGCGGCCGGGCGGCACGCCGAATCCGTGCCGCGTCCCGCCGTGACGCCCTGAGCCCGCACCCTCCTCCCGGGGAGGGCCACGGCCATTCGGCGCAGCCCGGCCCGCGCGTCGCCGACCCGGTGCCTAGCGTGGGCGGATGACCGATCGTCGGATCGCGCGGCCGGCCGCCGGACGGCTGGGCTACCTGGGGGCTGCCGCCGCCTTCGCCGTCTGCATGGCGGGCACCACGCTGCCCACCCCGCTGTACGGGCGCTACCAGGCGGAGCTCGGCTTCTCCGAGCTGATGGTGACGGTCGTCTTCGCTGTCTACGCGTTCGGCGTGATCGGTGTCCTGCTGCTCGTCGGCAACGTCTCCGACTCCGTCGGCCGCCGGCCCGTGCTGCTCGCCGGGCTGGCGCTCGCGGCCTGCAGCGCCGTCGCCTTCCTGGCGGAGGGCGGTCTGCCGCTGCTCTGCCTGGGGCGGCTGCTGTCCGGCCTGTCGGCGGGTCTGTTCACCGGGACGGCCACCGCGTACGTGCTGGAACTCGCCCCGCCGGGGCGCGAGGCCAGGGCGGGTTTCGTGGCGACCGCCGCCAACATGGGCGGCCTGGGCTGCGGCCCCCTGCTGTCGGGGCTGCTCGCCGAGTACGCGCCCGGGCCGCTGGTGCTGCCGTTCGTCGTGCACCTGGTGCTGCTCGCCGCTTCGTTCGCGGTCCTCTGGTTCCTCCCGGAGACGGTCGACGGGGCCCGGCCGCTGCGCACCGCCCGGCCGCACCGGCCGTCGCTGCCACCGGAGGTCCGGGGGGTGTTCGTGCCGGCCGGGATCGCCGCCTTCGCCGGCTTCGCCCTGCTGGGCGTCTTCACCTCGGTCAGCCCCGCCTTCCTCGCCGAGAGCCTGGACGTCCACAACTCCGCGGTCGTCGGCCTGATCGTCTTCACGGCCTTCTTCGCCTCCACCCTCGGGCAGCTCCTGGTGCCCCGCCTGGGTACGGCACGGGCGATCCCGCTCGGCTGCCTGGTGCTCATCGCCGGGCTGGCCCTGCTGGCCGCCTCGCTCGCCCGGACCACCCTCCCGCCGCTGGTGCTCAGCGCCCTGGTGGGCGGCGCCGGCCAGGGCATGGGCCTGCGCGGCGCGGTGGGCGAGATCGCCGCCGCCGCTCCCGCCGAGCACCGCGGTGGCGCGCTCTCGGCGCTCTTCGTGGTCGCCTACTTCGGCATCTCGATCCCGGTCATCGGGGTCGGCCTGCTCGCCGAACCGCTCGGCCTGGCCGACGCCGGCCTCGTCTTCGCCGCCTGCATGGCCGTCCTCGCCGCCGCCTCCGCGCTCTACCTGCTGCGCCGGGCCCGCACCGCCCACCGACCGCGCGCCGGCCAGTGACCCCGCACCGCCCACTGACCGCGGCCGGCCACCCGCTTGCCGCCCGGCCTCCCGCTCCGTCGGCGCGGGAACCGCCCGTGCGGCGTCCCACCC of the Kitasatospora sp. NBC_01246 genome contains:
- the pntB gene encoding Re/Si-specific NAD(P)(+) transhydrogenase subunit beta: MTTTTAAHAADLVAALLFILSLAGLSQHRTSRAGVVYGIAGMALALVATVVLASRSITAGAVALIVFAMALGAVIGLWRARQVEMTQMPELIAVLHSFVGLAAVLVGWNSYLEVESRGSAQVAVAADLLRIHHAEVVIGIFIGAVTFTGSVVAFLKLSGRIASRPLMLPGKNALNLGALGVFVALTVWFTVSPGLGLVIAVTALALALGWHLVASIGGGDMPVVVSMLNSYSGWAAAAAGFLLDNNLLIVTGALVGSSGAYLSYIMCRAMNRSFISVIAGGFGIEAPSGGTEEQGEHREVRAEEAARQLAQARSVVITPGYGMAVAQAQHPVAELTRRLRERGVDVRFGVHPVAGRLPGHMNVLLAEAKVPYDIVLEMDEINDDLAATSVVLVIGANDTVNPAATDDPTSPIAGMPVLRVWEAEQVIVFKRSMASGYAGVQNPLFFRENTAMLFGDAKQSVEDILRALDDDGRDAPAPAARRTAAAGRSAG
- a CDS encoding Re/Si-specific NAD(P)(+) transhydrogenase subunit alpha, which gives rise to MSAQDATHHPPLRIGVVAESATGETRVAATPSTVRGLLALGYEVAVESEAGAASGFADEAYTEAGARIGDAWRADIVLKVNAPSTDEIARLSDGATLVGLLAPAQRPDLLEALSARPVTALALDAVPRISRAQSMDVLSSMANIAGYRAVIEAAHVFGRFFTGQVTAAGKVPPAKVLVAGAGVAGLAAIGAASSLGAIVRATDPRPEVADQVKSLGGEYLPVRVAQEASTDGYAKATSADYDRAAAELYHAQAQDVDIVVTTALIPGRTAPRLLTAADVAAMKPGSVVVDMAAAQGGNVEGTVAGRTVVTANGVTLIGYTDLAARLPAQASQLFGTNLVNLLTLLTPGKDGRLVLDLDDVVQRAVTVVRAGEVTWPPPPVAVSAAPAAQPAAAPAAPEPKRPRLTPAARFGLIGLGMLAMFLLVAVAPAQLAENFTVFALAVVIGYYVIGKVHHALHTPLMSVTNAISGIVVVGALLQIGHGGALVTVLSFVAILLTSVNIFGGFAVTRRMLSMFSKG
- a CDS encoding GNAT family N-acetyltransferase, whose product is MIFRAATADPSDLDRAVAYPADGPVPALTAEKVREELAENRIRPEWVWVAQDEDGGILARALWWGRSDSERPIALDCLQVRAGVADPAAVATALLEAGHAAFGNRPGYHISLPRGWRAEPELAEAVAWRRQAAERAGLTREIERLRYEWTPRRGTAEPTGRLVFREGTDEEFLEAFVRLSQDSLDLATQNELLTMDAGQLAREDFDFYLSCPGERSWWRLAELPDGTPAGMAIPSATPYHRNVGYLGVVPEQRGRGLIDEILAEITRFHAAAGAERITATTDTVNVPMAAAFDRAGYEVTEIRLVLECPPR
- a CDS encoding VOC family protein, with protein sequence MRIHLTSVFVDDQAEALRFYTEVLGFVTKHDIPFGQDRWLTVVSAEDPGGTELLLEPSGHPAVRPYRTALVEDGIPAASFAVDDVPAEYERLRALGVRFTQEPQEMGPVTTAVLDDTCGNLIQLVHGG
- a CDS encoding MFS transporter, with product MTDRRIARPAAGRLGYLGAAAAFAVCMAGTTLPTPLYGRYQAELGFSELMVTVVFAVYAFGVIGVLLLVGNVSDSVGRRPVLLAGLALAACSAVAFLAEGGLPLLCLGRLLSGLSAGLFTGTATAYVLELAPPGREARAGFVATAANMGGLGCGPLLSGLLAEYAPGPLVLPFVVHLVLLAASFAVLWFLPETVDGARPLRTARPHRPSLPPEVRGVFVPAGIAAFAGFALLGVFTSVSPAFLAESLDVHNSAVVGLIVFTAFFASTLGQLLVPRLGTARAIPLGCLVLIAGLALLAASLARTTLPPLVLSALVGGAGQGMGLRGAVGEIAAAAPAEHRGGALSALFVVAYFGISIPVIGVGLLAEPLGLADAGLVFAACMAVLAAASALYLLRRARTAHRPRAGQ